From Skermanella sp. TT6, a single genomic window includes:
- the bchF gene encoding 2-vinyl bacteriochlorophyllide hydratase, whose product MHHPGHDPGQASPTRHGRRQPLYTAEERLKRDASPWTLVQGILAPVQFAVFLVSLALVLRYLSTGEGEGAASVSIVLKTLTLYAIMITGSIWEREVFGRYLFAPAFYWEDVFSILVLALHTAYLAALATGALDVRSQMYLALAAYATYVINATQFLLKLRAARLDEAAGARLRHAGAAP is encoded by the coding sequence ATGCACCATCCCGGACACGATCCCGGGCAGGCCTCTCCGACCCGGCACGGTCGAAGGCAGCCCCTCTATACCGCCGAGGAACGGCTGAAACGGGACGCGTCCCCCTGGACGCTGGTCCAGGGCATCCTGGCCCCCGTGCAATTCGCGGTCTTCCTGGTCAGCCTGGCCCTGGTGCTGCGCTATCTCTCCACCGGCGAGGGCGAGGGAGCGGCCTCCGTCTCCATCGTCCTCAAGACGCTGACGCTCTACGCCATCATGATCACCGGCTCGATCTGGGAGCGGGAGGTGTTCGGGCGCTACCTGTTCGCCCCGGCCTTCTACTGGGAGGACGTGTTCAGCATCCTGGTGCTGGCGCTCCATACCGCCTATCTCGCGGCGCTCGCGACCGGGGCGCTCGACGTGCGCTCCCAGATGTATCTGGCCCTCGCTGCCTATGCGACATACGTGATCAACGCGACCCAGTTCCTGCTGAAGCTTCGCGCCGCCCGGCTCGACGAGGCGGCGGGAGCCCGGCTGCGGCATGCGGGAGCCGCGCCGTGA
- a CDS encoding B12-binding domain-containing protein gives MNDSLERVVSGRAWEEVECAPVAESTEIDARVVAGHGRPGQLLAGLIDTVEAEIVPRLILAHRSPPEPLVVPVPLSAGLEPAPCVDDVLELSSLLLKDRFRVASNFVRSIESRGVPLESLYLDLLAPAARHLGDLWTNDICHFGDVTIGLCRLQQVLRDFSPAFLNEASVRDDGRRALLMSVPGGQHTFGISMVAEFFRRARWDVTTGSPVARDELIRTVRSQWFSVVGLSVSCEVQVEALASTIRLIRRASRNPAVGIMVGGPIFVMNPGLVALVGADATAADAREAPLQAENLLALVTKQS, from the coding sequence ATGAATGACTCGCTCGAACGGGTCGTTTCAGGGAGGGCCTGGGAAGAGGTCGAGTGTGCTCCGGTCGCCGAGAGCACGGAAATCGACGCTCGGGTCGTCGCGGGGCACGGCCGGCCCGGCCAGCTTTTGGCCGGTTTGATTGACACTGTCGAAGCGGAAATTGTTCCGCGCCTTATCCTGGCACACCGATCGCCTCCGGAACCGCTGGTGGTCCCGGTGCCGCTGTCGGCGGGCCTCGAACCGGCGCCATGCGTCGATGACGTGCTGGAGCTGTCGTCGCTGCTGCTGAAGGACCGGTTCCGGGTCGCGTCGAACTTCGTGCGGTCCATCGAGTCCCGCGGCGTTCCCCTGGAATCGCTCTATCTCGACCTGCTGGCGCCGGCGGCGCGCCATCTGGGCGATCTCTGGACCAACGACATCTGCCATTTCGGCGACGTGACCATCGGCCTCTGCCGGTTGCAGCAGGTGCTGCGCGACTTCAGCCCGGCCTTCCTGAACGAGGCTTCCGTCCGCGACGACGGGCGCCGCGCGCTTCTGATGAGCGTGCCGGGCGGCCAGCACACTTTCGGCATCTCCATGGTCGCCGAGTTCTTCCGGCGGGCGCGGTGGGACGTCACCACCGGCTCGCCGGTCGCCCGCGACGAACTGATCAGGACCGTGCGCAGCCAGTGGTTCTCCGTCGTCGGCCTGTCGGTGAGCTGCGAGGTCCAGGTCGAAGCCCTTGCCTCCACCATCCGGCTGATCCGCCGCGCCTCGCGCAACCCCGCCGTCGGCATCATGGTCGGCGGACCTATTTTTGTCATGAATCCCGGACTGGTGGCTCTGGTCGGTGCCGATGCCACCGCCGCGGACGCCCGCGAGGCTCCGCTGCAGGCCGAAAATCTTCTTGCGCTCGTCACAAAACAAAGCTGA